The Rhodopseudomonas palustris genome window below encodes:
- a CDS encoding ABC transporter permease has protein sequence MTLLTHLFGKLANAAALLLAVLVLNFCLIHLAPGDPVQVIAGEMGGASAEVIADLRAKYGLDDSLLQQLFTYLGKVAHGDFGYSYYFNQPVLGLIGQRLPASLYLALSSLLTAVVIGTLLGVVSARRPNGLLSHVVTVLSLTGYAAPIFWTGLMLLLLFGSVWPVLPVSGMADVVNPKTGFAYVRDVATHLVLPSLTLALVFIAQYSRLARVNMIDVLSADYVRTARAKGLPERVVIFKHALRNALIPIVTVVGLQFGNLFAGAVLVETVFSWPGMGRLVFDSILRRDYPTLMAVLFFSAVMVIAANIITDLVYRLVDPRIRAGAR, from the coding sequence ATGACACTCCTCACCCATCTTTTCGGAAAACTCGCCAACGCCGCGGCGCTGCTGCTCGCGGTGCTGGTGCTGAATTTCTGCCTGATCCATCTTGCACCGGGCGATCCGGTGCAGGTGATCGCCGGAGAGATGGGTGGGGCGTCGGCGGAAGTGATCGCCGACCTGCGCGCCAAATACGGTCTCGACGACAGCCTGTTGCAGCAGCTCTTCACATATCTCGGCAAGGTCGCCCACGGCGACTTCGGCTATTCCTATTACTTCAACCAGCCCGTGCTGGGCCTGATCGGACAGCGGCTGCCGGCGTCGTTGTATCTGGCGCTGTCGTCGCTGCTCACCGCGGTGGTGATCGGCACGCTGCTCGGCGTGGTCAGCGCCCGCCGCCCGAACGGGCTGCTCAGCCACGTCGTCACGGTGCTGTCGCTGACCGGCTATGCGGCGCCGATCTTCTGGACCGGCCTGATGCTGCTGCTGCTGTTCGGCTCGGTGTGGCCGGTGCTGCCGGTCAGCGGCATGGCCGACGTCGTCAATCCCAAGACCGGCTTCGCCTATGTGCGCGACGTCGCGACCCATCTGGTGCTGCCGTCGCTGACGCTGGCGCTGGTGTTCATCGCGCAATATTCCCGGCTGGCGCGCGTCAATATGATCGACGTGCTGTCGGCGGACTACGTCCGCACCGCCCGCGCCAAGGGCCTGCCGGAACGCGTGGTGATCTTCAAGCACGCGCTGCGCAACGCGCTGATCCCGATCGTCACCGTGGTCGGCCTGCAGTTCGGCAATCTGTTCGCCGGCGCGGTGCTGGTCGAGACCGTGTTCAGTTGGCCGGGCATGGGGCGGCTGGTATTCGACTCGATCCTGCGCCGCGACTATCCGACGCTGATGGCGGTGCTGTTCTTCTCCGCGGTGATGGTGATCGCCGCCAACATCATCACCGACCTGGTGTATCGCCTGGTCGATCCACGTATCCGCGCGGGGGCCCGATGA
- a CDS encoding ABC transporter permease: MSTLDQTLIVAQTTTPPAATGALPAAKAVSPAAAAFRQFLKSPSGVAGAVLLIVLVSGTLFGPWIYPLDPLEIVGLPFTPPSADAWLGTDYLGRDVLAGLVYGGRATLTVGAVAALITIAIGVTVGSLAGFFGGWIDSLLVKIAEFFQVLPPLLFAMVLVTLFGPKLLTITLAIGAVSWTSAARLTRAEFMRLRDLDFIKASRAAGAGNLHLILRVVLPNALPPIIVSATLAIGVAILFEGGLSFLGLGDPNTMSWGLMIGQNRNYVLDAWWAVTFPGAAIFLSVLAISLVGDGINDAVNPRLRRR; this comes from the coding sequence ATGAGCACGCTCGACCAGACGCTGATCGTGGCGCAGACCACGACGCCGCCCGCCGCGACGGGCGCATTGCCCGCCGCCAAAGCGGTGTCGCCGGCCGCTGCCGCGTTTCGTCAATTCCTGAAGAGCCCGTCCGGCGTCGCCGGTGCGGTGCTGCTGATCGTGCTGGTGTCGGGGACACTGTTCGGGCCGTGGATCTATCCGCTCGACCCGCTGGAGATCGTCGGCCTGCCGTTCACGCCGCCGTCCGCCGATGCGTGGCTCGGCACCGACTATCTCGGCCGCGACGTGCTGGCGGGGCTGGTCTATGGCGGCCGCGCAACGCTCACGGTCGGCGCCGTGGCGGCGCTGATCACCATCGCCATCGGCGTGACGGTCGGCTCGCTGGCGGGCTTCTTCGGCGGCTGGATCGACAGCCTGCTGGTGAAGATCGCCGAGTTCTTCCAGGTGCTGCCGCCGCTATTGTTCGCGATGGTGCTGGTGACGCTGTTCGGGCCGAAGCTGCTGACCATCACGCTGGCGATCGGCGCGGTGAGCTGGACCTCGGCGGCGCGGCTGACGCGCGCGGAATTCATGCGGCTGCGCGATCTCGATTTCATCAAGGCGTCGCGCGCCGCCGGCGCCGGCAATCTGCATCTGATCCTGCGGGTGGTGCTGCCCAACGCGCTGCCGCCGATCATCGTGTCGGCGACGCTGGCGATCGGCGTCGCGATCCTGTTCGAGGGCGGGCTGAGCTTCCTCGGCCTCGGCGACCCCAACACCATGAGCTGGGGCCTGATGATCGGCCAGAACCGCAACTACGTGCTCGACGCCTGGTGGGCGGTGACCTTCCCGGGCGCCGCGATCTTCCTGTCGGTGCTGGCGATCAGCCTGGTCGGCGACGGCATCAACGATGCGGTCAATCCGCGGCTGCGACGGAGGTGA
- a CDS encoding ABC transporter ATP-binding protein — protein sequence MAPVLEVDKLSVSMTNRDGDLVPVLENLSFTIDKGRTIALVGESGCGKSMTALAIMRLLPEGFVITGGRVLLEGEDVLAVRNKRMRALRGDAMSMVFQEPMTALNPLYTVGDQIAEVLYYHRRMSRKDAGEQAVQFLKAVQIPAAEQRAKAYPHQLSGGMRQRVMIAMALACKPKLLIADEPTTALDVTVQAQIFDLLAKLQDETETAIVLITHDLGAVAELADDIAVLYAGRCIETGPSHEIAAAPRHPYTRGLLACVPHLAVGVAKPPQWIDLGEIPGMVPSLGQRGPDCAFLPRCANARDVCRSRPQPPLDAVSTGHAVSCWRAEEIAA from the coding sequence ATGGCGCCGGTACTCGAAGTCGACAAGCTCAGCGTCAGCATGACCAATCGCGACGGCGACCTGGTCCCGGTGCTGGAGAATCTGTCGTTCACGATCGACAAGGGCCGCACCATCGCGCTGGTCGGCGAGAGCGGCTGCGGCAAGAGCATGACCGCGCTGGCGATCATGCGGCTGTTGCCGGAAGGCTTCGTCATCACCGGCGGGCGCGTTCTGCTCGAGGGCGAGGACGTGCTGGCGGTGCGCAACAAGCGGATGCGCGCGCTGCGCGGCGACGCGATGTCGATGGTGTTCCAGGAGCCGATGACCGCGCTCAATCCGCTCTACACCGTCGGCGACCAGATCGCCGAGGTGCTGTATTATCACCGCCGGATGAGCCGCAAGGACGCCGGCGAGCAGGCCGTGCAGTTCCTCAAGGCGGTGCAGATCCCGGCCGCCGAGCAGCGCGCCAAGGCCTATCCGCATCAACTCTCCGGCGGGATGCGGCAGCGGGTGATGATCGCGATGGCGCTGGCCTGCAAGCCGAAGCTCCTGATCGCCGACGAGCCCACCACCGCGCTCGACGTCACCGTGCAGGCGCAGATCTTCGATCTGCTGGCCAAGCTGCAGGACGAGACCGAGACCGCGATCGTGCTGATCACCCACGATCTCGGCGCGGTCGCCGAACTCGCCGACGACATCGCCGTGCTGTATGCCGGCCGCTGCATCGAGACCGGGCCGTCGCACGAGATCGCCGCCGCGCCGCGCCATCCCTACACCCGCGGACTGCTCGCCTGCGTGCCGCATCTCGCGGTCGGCGTGGCCAAGCCGCCGCAATGGATCGATCTCGGCGAGATCCCCGGCATGGTGCCGTCGCTCGGGCAGCGCGGGCCGGACTGCGCCTTCCTGCCACGGTGCGCCAATGCCCGCGACGTCTGCCGGTCGCGGCCGCAGCCGCCGCTCGACGCGGTCTCGACCGGGCACGCGGTGTCGTGCTGGCGCGCCGAGGAGATCGCGGCATGA
- a CDS encoding ABC transporter ATP-binding protein, producing the protein MMIHEDLRPDDASPYLLDVNDLVVHFRTGRKRPWGKPSFVHAVDGVSFRVRRGTTFGIVGESGSGKSTTAQAIMRLVPSTSGQIVFRGEDIMPLSGEPLRQVRRHVQIVFQDPFSALDPRRRAGDQIREPLDLLQIGTSRERDERVRQLLAEVGLPPEAADLFPHQFSGGQRQRLCIARALAPEPELIVCDEAVSALDVAIQAQILNLLKKLQRERGLTYIFISHDLGVIQQFCDEIAVMYLGKIAEQAPASALFTGPRHPYTWSLVSAAVPPGPLRDELKARYLVKGEPPSPVDPPPGCRFAQRCPFAIERCREELPFLDATGPEHYVACHRKDELGVPDFTPRVASGPIG; encoded by the coding sequence ATGATGATTCACGAAGACCTGCGGCCCGACGACGCCAGCCCCTATCTGCTCGACGTCAACGACCTCGTGGTGCATTTCCGCACCGGGCGGAAGCGGCCGTGGGGCAAGCCGTCCTTCGTCCACGCCGTCGACGGCGTCAGCTTCCGGGTCCGGCGCGGCACCACGTTCGGCATCGTGGGCGAGAGCGGCTCGGGCAAGTCGACCACCGCGCAGGCGATCATGCGGCTGGTGCCGTCGACCTCGGGCCAGATCGTGTTCCGCGGTGAGGACATCATGCCGCTCAGCGGCGAGCCGCTGCGGCAGGTGCGCCGGCATGTGCAGATCGTGTTTCAGGATCCGTTCTCGGCGCTCGATCCGCGCCGCCGCGCCGGCGACCAGATCCGCGAGCCGCTCGATCTGCTGCAGATCGGCACCAGCCGCGAACGCGACGAGCGGGTGCGGCAATTGCTGGCCGAGGTCGGGTTGCCGCCCGAGGCCGCCGACCTGTTTCCGCATCAGTTCTCCGGCGGCCAGCGCCAGCGGCTGTGCATCGCCCGCGCGCTGGCGCCCGAACCCGAACTGATCGTCTGCGACGAGGCGGTCTCGGCGCTCGACGTCGCGATCCAGGCGCAGATTCTGAACCTGCTGAAGAAGCTGCAGCGCGAGCGCGGGCTGACCTACATCTTCATCTCGCACGACCTCGGCGTGATCCAGCAATTCTGCGACGAGATCGCCGTGATGTATCTCGGCAAGATCGCCGAGCAGGCGCCGGCCTCGGCGCTGTTCACCGGGCCGCGGCATCCCTACACCTGGTCGCTGGTGTCGGCCGCGGTGCCGCCCGGGCCGCTGCGCGACGAACTCAAGGCGAGATATCTGGTCAAGGGCGAGCCGCCGTCGCCGGTCGATCCGCCGCCCGGCTGCCGGTTCGCGCAGCGCTGCCCGTTCGCGATCGAGCGCTGCCGCGAGGAATTGCCGTTCCTCGACGCCACCGGTCCCGAGCACTACGTCGCGTGCCATCGCAAGGATGAACTCGGCGTGCCGGACTTCACGCCGCGCGTCGCCAGCGGGCCGATCGGTTAG
- a CDS encoding flagellar basal body rod protein FlgC: MSSISAIAVSGLKATTRRLEVSASNVANQQSTGTLPAANGTVPAGAPQAYKPLQVVQTAVPGSGTQTSVTTTTPGTIAVSDPQAPFADENGMVAAPNVDLAQELIGQMVAKYSYTANLATLKADRDMTKALLDATA; the protein is encoded by the coding sequence ATGTCCAGCATTTCCGCGATCGCCGTGTCCGGCCTGAAGGCCACGACCAGGCGGCTCGAAGTCTCCGCCAGCAACGTCGCCAATCAGCAGTCCACGGGGACGCTGCCGGCGGCGAACGGCACGGTGCCGGCCGGCGCGCCGCAGGCCTACAAGCCGCTGCAGGTGGTCCAGACCGCCGTCCCGGGGAGCGGCACGCAGACCAGCGTCACCACGACGACGCCCGGCACGATCGCGGTCTCCGATCCGCAGGCGCCGTTCGCCGATGAAAACGGCATGGTGGCCGCGCCGAATGTCGATCTGGCGCAGGAACTGATCGGCCAGATGGTCGCCAAATACAGCTACACCGCGAATCTCGCGACGCTGAAAGCCGACCGCGACATGACCAAGGCGCTGCTCGACGCCACGGCGTAG
- a CDS encoding PepSY-associated TM helix domain-containing protein, which yields MNNALLLKLHRWTTLVFALPLIAIIFTGLILSVEPIIQSRGLPAGMVDAERITGLLQRHDPAGKARGLAINASGQQMRLMGVNAPAIDLATGEAATASDPLGDVLLWARRTHERLLGYEWLVISSTIALVVVMAIGILMGLPRLRNSLAGWHKGAAWFTLPLLLLSPITGLFLAFGLTLQSAPPPAAARAPLPLADAVRAVAQSHDVAHLAMIANRGGRLMARIYEGGELRAYGFSADGVAPLPRNWPRLLHEGNWSALISGALNVIVSVALFGLLVSGVVLWARRKLRRRPQPAQTAPGTTAAGAA from the coding sequence ATGAACAACGCCCTGCTCCTCAAGCTGCACCGCTGGACCACTTTGGTGTTCGCGCTGCCGCTGATCGCGATCATCTTCACCGGGCTGATCCTGTCGGTCGAACCGATCATCCAGAGCCGTGGCCTGCCCGCCGGCATGGTCGACGCCGAGCGTATCACCGGCCTGCTGCAGCGCCACGACCCCGCCGGCAAGGCGCGTGGTCTGGCGATCAACGCCAGCGGACAGCAGATGCGCCTGATGGGCGTCAACGCGCCGGCGATCGACCTCGCCACCGGCGAAGCCGCGACGGCGTCCGATCCGCTCGGCGATGTGCTGCTGTGGGCGCGGCGCACCCATGAGCGGCTGCTCGGATACGAGTGGCTGGTGATTTCCTCGACCATCGCGCTGGTCGTGGTGATGGCCATCGGCATCCTGATGGGCCTGCCGCGGCTGCGCAACAGCCTCGCCGGCTGGCACAAGGGAGCGGCCTGGTTCACGCTGCCGCTGTTGCTGCTGAGCCCGATCACCGGCCTGTTTCTCGCGTTCGGACTGACGCTGCAGAGCGCCCCGCCGCCGGCGGCGGCCCGGGCTCCGCTGCCGCTCGCCGACGCCGTCCGCGCGGTCGCGCAGTCGCACGACGTCGCGCATCTGGCGATGATCGCCAATCGCGGCGGTCGGCTGATGGCGCGGATCTACGAAGGCGGCGAACTGCGCGCCTACGGCTTCAGCGCGGACGGCGTCGCGCCGCTGCCGCGCAACTGGCCACGGCTGCTGCACGAGGGCAATTGGTCGGCGCTGATCTCGGGGGCGCTCAACGTGATCGTCTCGGTGGCGCTGTTCGGCCTGCTGGTCTCCGGCGTGGTGCTGTGGGCGCGCCGCAAACTTCGCCGCCGTCCGCAGCCGGCGCAGACGGCGCCCGGCACGACCGCGGCCGGAGCCGCCTGA
- a CDS encoding phasin family protein: protein MADKDSSDVILNMMSKNLEQARGAMNNYLQFIEKSLSVSPMGTSSQANTLKGYVERNVQATFDFSEQLLHAKDFQDVVRIQTEFLQTQFRVLTDQAKDVVEMTKPTVIVPRDG from the coding sequence ATGGCAGACAAGGACTCATCCGACGTCATCCTGAACATGATGTCGAAGAACCTCGAACAGGCGCGCGGCGCGATGAACAACTATCTGCAGTTCATCGAAAAGAGCCTGTCGGTGTCTCCGATGGGAACGAGCAGCCAGGCCAACACGCTGAAGGGCTATGTCGAACGCAACGTCCAGGCGACCTTCGATTTCTCCGAACAGTTGCTGCACGCCAAGGATTTCCAGGACGTCGTCCGGATCCAGACCGAATTTCTGCAGACCCAGTTCCGGGTGCTGACCGATCAGGCCAAGGACGTGGTCGAGATGACCAAGCCGACGGTGATCGTACCGCGCGACGGTTAG
- a CDS encoding MFS transporter: MTGGSKRGAFSAGGVAAPLRYALFRRIWLASLLSNLGLMINGVGAAWAMTQMTSSADKVALVQTALMLPIMLVAMPAGAIADMYDRRLVGMASLTLGLGGATMLSVLAHLGLVTPEILLAFCFVIGTGMALFGPAWQASVSEQVPGEALPAAVTLNGISYNIARSFGPAVGGVVVATAGAVAAFAANAVLYLPLLVVLFLWRRVSEPPRLPPERMNRAIVTGVRYIANSPSIRIVLARTLITGIAGSSVLALMPLVARDLLGSGAETYGILLGAFGVGAVIGALYVGMVRQRLSSEAAIRGCALIMGVAMAAIALSRWSLLTAAALVVAGAVWMLAIALFNIGVQLSAPRWVAGRSLAAFQASIAGGVAIGSWVWGHVADLSGVAPSLLISAGAMFVSPLLGLLLRMPSVGKQIEDADLLADPEVRLALTPRSGPLVVEIEYRVDQDDARTFHGVMQQVQLSRQRNGAYGWSIARDIADPELWTERYHCPTWLDYLRQRNRSTQQDRELHQRAMAFHRGPDPIRVRRMLERPFGSVRWKDDSPDRATGTEVLPVAGVSGGST, from the coding sequence ATGACGGGCGGCTCGAAGCGAGGCGCGTTCTCCGCCGGCGGCGTCGCGGCGCCGCTGCGCTATGCGCTGTTCCGCCGGATCTGGCTGGCGAGCCTGTTGTCCAATCTCGGCCTGATGATCAACGGCGTCGGCGCCGCCTGGGCGATGACCCAGATGACCTCCTCGGCCGACAAGGTGGCGCTGGTGCAGACCGCCCTGATGCTGCCGATCATGCTGGTGGCGATGCCGGCCGGGGCGATCGCCGACATGTACGACCGCCGTCTGGTCGGGATGGCTTCGCTGACGCTCGGCCTCGGCGGCGCGACGATGCTGTCGGTGCTGGCGCATCTCGGCCTGGTGACGCCGGAGATCCTGCTCGCCTTCTGCTTCGTGATCGGCACCGGCATGGCGCTGTTCGGCCCGGCCTGGCAGGCCTCGGTCAGCGAGCAGGTGCCGGGCGAGGCGCTGCCCGCGGCGGTGACGCTGAACGGCATCAGCTACAACATCGCCCGCAGCTTCGGCCCGGCGGTCGGCGGCGTCGTGGTGGCGACCGCCGGCGCGGTCGCGGCGTTCGCGGCCAATGCGGTGCTGTATCTGCCGCTGCTGGTGGTGCTGTTCCTGTGGCGGCGGGTGAGCGAGCCGCCGCGGCTGCCGCCGGAGCGGATGAACCGCGCGATCGTCACCGGCGTGCGCTACATCGCCAACTCGCCGTCGATCCGCATCGTGCTGGCGCGGACGCTGATCACCGGCATCGCCGGCTCGTCGGTGCTGGCGCTGATGCCGCTGGTGGCGCGCGATCTGCTCGGCAGCGGCGCCGAGACCTACGGCATTCTGCTCGGCGCGTTCGGCGTCGGCGCGGTGATCGGCGCGCTCTATGTCGGGATGGTGCGCCAGCGCCTGAGCAGCGAGGCCGCGATCCGCGGCTGTGCGCTGATCATGGGGGTGGCGATGGCGGCGATCGCGCTGAGCCGCTGGTCGCTGCTCACCGCCGCGGCGCTGGTGGTGGCCGGCGCGGTGTGGATGCTGGCGATCGCGCTGTTCAACATCGGCGTGCAATTGTCGGCGCCGCGCTGGGTGGCGGGCCGCTCGCTGGCCGCGTTCCAGGCCTCGATCGCCGGCGGCGTCGCGATCGGAAGCTGGGTCTGGGGCCATGTCGCCGACCTGTCCGGCGTCGCGCCGTCCTTGCTGATTTCGGCCGGCGCGATGTTCGTCTCGCCGCTGCTCGGATTGCTGCTGCGGATGCCGTCGGTCGGCAAACAGATTGAGGACGCCGATCTTCTGGCCGACCCGGAAGTACGGCTGGCGCTGACGCCGCGCAGCGGACCGCTGGTGGTCGAGATCGAGTACCGGGTCGATCAGGACGATGCCCGGACGTTTCACGGCGTGATGCAGCAGGTGCAGCTCAGCCGGCAGCGCAACGGCGCCTATGGCTGGTCGATCGCGCGCGACATCGCCGATCCGGAACTGTGGACCGAACGCTATCACTGCCCGACCTGGCTGGACTATCTGCGCCAGCGCAACCGTTCGACCCAGCAGGACCGCGAGCTGCATCAGCGCGCCATGGCGTTCCATCGCGGCCCGGACCCGATCCGGGTCCGCCGCATGCTGGAGCGACCGTTCGGATCGGTGCGCTGGAAGGACGATTCGCCCGATCGCGCCACCGGCACCGAGGTGCTGCCGGTCGCCGGCGTCAGCGGCGGCTCGACCTGA
- a CDS encoding cytochrome P450 codes for MSIAEVYDVDDRRAPLVPPAPPRAPDDISALGRLAAIRRNAIASWGARAYQDDIVKGRFFNHASYILNTPDAIRHVLVDNDENYTRTATGIRVLQPMLGEGLLLAQGRAWKHQRRTLAPAFTPRAVGTLVPHMISATEETVAELRDSAGAPVDLREKMQHLALEIAGRTMFSFGMGSHGKALRDYVIEYGTRLASPRFLDLLLPLGWPTPQDISRALFRRRWTKFVGELIAARRAAGKAEGAPPRDLFDLMVAARDPETFEAFSDDQLGDQVATMILAGHETTATALFWALYLLALDPQTQDNLADEARGAGTAGTPALEQLPFTRAVLDETLRLYPPAFLIAREAAGPDSVAGHAIRRRDVVLIAPWLLHRHEKLWDNPGAFMPSRFLPGAPPPDRFAYLPFGVGPRICIGAHFALVEATLALARIVGAFRIELIDTAPVMPIGIVTTQPDRSPLFRLTRR; via the coding sequence GTGAGCATCGCCGAAGTCTACGACGTCGACGACCGCCGCGCGCCGCTGGTGCCGCCTGCGCCGCCGCGCGCGCCGGACGACATCTCCGCGCTCGGCCGGCTCGCGGCGATCCGCCGCAACGCGATCGCGAGCTGGGGCGCTCGCGCCTATCAGGACGATATCGTCAAGGGCCGGTTCTTCAACCACGCCAGCTACATTCTCAATACGCCGGATGCGATCCGGCATGTGCTGGTCGACAATGACGAGAACTACACGCGGACCGCGACCGGCATCCGCGTGCTGCAGCCGATGCTCGGCGAAGGCCTGCTGCTGGCGCAGGGCCGCGCCTGGAAACATCAGCGCCGCACGCTGGCGCCGGCGTTCACGCCGCGCGCGGTCGGCACGCTGGTGCCGCATATGATATCGGCGACCGAGGAGACCGTCGCCGAGCTGCGCGACAGCGCCGGCGCGCCGGTCGACCTGCGCGAGAAGATGCAGCATCTGGCGCTGGAGATCGCCGGGCGGACGATGTTCTCGTTCGGGATGGGCAGCCACGGCAAGGCGCTGCGCGATTACGTCATCGAGTACGGCACCAGACTCGCGAGCCCGCGATTTCTCGACCTGCTGCTGCCGCTCGGCTGGCCGACGCCGCAGGATATTTCGCGGGCGTTGTTCCGCCGGCGCTGGACCAAATTCGTCGGCGAACTGATCGCCGCCCGCCGCGCCGCCGGCAAGGCGGAGGGCGCGCCGCCGCGCGATCTGTTCGATCTGATGGTCGCGGCGCGCGATCCCGAGACCTTTGAGGCGTTCTCCGACGATCAGCTCGGCGATCAGGTCGCCACCATGATCCTCGCCGGCCACGAGACCACCGCGACCGCGCTGTTCTGGGCGCTGTATCTGCTGGCGCTCGATCCGCAGACGCAGGACAACCTCGCCGACGAAGCGCGCGGTGCCGGCACCGCCGGGACCCCCGCGCTCGAGCAATTGCCGTTCACTCGCGCGGTGCTCGACGAGACGCTGCGGCTGTATCCGCCGGCGTTCCTGATCGCGCGCGAGGCGGCCGGGCCCGACAGCGTCGCCGGCCACGCCATCCGCCGGCGCGACGTCGTTCTGATCGCGCCGTGGCTGCTGCACCGGCACGAGAAGCTGTGGGACAATCCCGGCGCCTTCATGCCGTCGCGCTTCCTGCCGGGCGCGCCGCCGCCGGATCGCTTCGCCTATCTGCCGTTCGGCGTCGGGCCGCGGATCTGCATCGGGGCGCATTTCGCGCTGGTCGAGGCGACGCTGGCGCTGGCGCGGATCGTCGGTGCGTTCCGGATCGAACTGATCGACACCGCCCCGGTGATGCCGATCGGCATCGTCACCACCCAGCCCGATCGGTCGCCGCTGTTCCGGCTCACGCGGCGGTGA